The genomic DNA TACCCGTTTTGGTATGTTAGATAACGTCGAGTATCGTCTCTCCAACACAGCCACAGAATGGCATTTAACCTCCTCAGGCCATGCTCAAAAATCAAGAGTTGTTGAATCCGTTTACGCTGAAGATGGCTCTCTCAGTCAAGAGGTAACAACAGAAAACGACTATGACGACAAAGATCGTTTAGAAAAGCGTTTAACGGTAACAAATAACGGCGAAGGCCAACAAATAGAAGAGGAAGTTCAATACCAGTATGCGAATGACTACCTAGTAGGGAAAATTGAAAAACGATCTATTGTTAGCCCAGCCTACGAAAATGGCGTCAGTGATCTACTGGTCAAAGAGTTCGAATATGAGTATGACAATGACAAGCTCATTGAGCAGCTGACACGTCAGGGGCGCTACGAAACACGGGATCACGTAATACAAGATAGCCAAGACCGAGTTATCTCGAGACGCCGAACGGTTAACGGAAAGCGTGTACTCGATGAAAAAATTGTTTATCAAGGCGACGATGTTATTCAGCGCTGTGAAAACAACCATTGTATTGATTACCAGTACCAAACAACAAGCGAGGGGCGTCTAGAAAAATCACTCATTAATGGCATCATTTACGATGAAACCCAATATGATGATCAACATCGTATTACGAGTAAAACCGTACGAGGTATTACCAAAAAAACCCAGTATTACCCAATTGATGAAGTACCAGCGCGACTTCAGGAATGGGTAGGCGTTTGTCCTACTGATACCACGTTTGTCACCTATTACTCATTGCCGGAATCAGTGACTTGTACCACCACTCGTGGTGAATTCAATGTTAGAAAAGGGTTGAATGATCGATTCATCATCACAGGTGAAACTAGAGATAATGACAACGCGAACCTAATCACTCTTCCTCATTTTGAAGGTGAAACCGCTGTAATACACACTGTTACTGGGGATCTTGATAGACAAAATATCGAGCACGAGGTTAATGGGCAGCTCAAAAAGCGTTCAGACATTTCAAAGAATCTGACCGAAACTTATGATCAATGGGGCAATGCAGTACGTCGCTACTACGACATCACAGGCCTTTTATACCGAGTAGAGGACCACTTAGGCAACGAAGTCACCTTCACTTATAACACCGATGGTAAAATAACGTCGTCTGAACTGAACGGAAACTCAGCCACCAGAATCATACACAAGTATGACGAACGTGGTCTTAGAACCGATACTATCGATCCAACGCGTGGACATTGGCAGTACCATTACAACGTCAACAAGCAATTGGAATGGCAGCAAGACGCCAATGGGGATCGTTCTGTGTTCAGTTACGATCAATTGAATCGTATCACTCAATTGAACACCGCCAATTCAACCATCTGTTATCAATATCCAACAGAACTACCATTAGCTGAACCAAGCCAAGTCATTCAAGTGGCGGGCAACCAAGATGAATGTGTCGGTCACCCTGTTCAATACCAAGAGAACAACACCTATCAGTGGCCTAATGGCTGGCTAACCCAGCGTGATGTAACACTAGAGGATGGAAAAACACAAAGCACGTACTACGATTACGACGATAATGGGCAAGTTATCAAGGAGTCCACATCATCTAGATTGGGCAACAGTTTTGCTATCGAAACCGCCTTTAAAAATGGCGCGGCGTATAAATGGAGTAACGCTGAAACAGGCTTAGTATACAAAGAGATCTTGTCAGAAGATGCGCAACAAAGACCGACTCACGTAAGGTTTGGTAACGGTATAGAGGAGTTTTACCAATATGACCGTGTATCAGGCCAAGTCACGCAGCAATCTGCAGCACGAAACGGTTTATTGGTTTATCAGTTTGATTATCAATATGATCTCGACGATAGGTTAATCCATAGGCTACGTCATTTTTACTATAAAAACCGCAGTGAAACTTCATTTGAGGATGAGTACGGATATGACGATAACGGGCGTTTAGCTTCACATGAAATAAAGCAATTTTGTATCAATGGCATATGCCAAAATATTGATGCAGGTAACTATATTTCAGCTGTCGCAGAGTACGAATACGACCAATATGGCAACATTACCTACAAAAAAGGGGTTGGCCAGTATTACTACGAATCAGACGATCCGTTCAAGTTAACACGCCTTGAAGAAGAAAACGGTGAAAATCGCGATTTTAGTTATGACTTAAACGGTAACTTACTAACTGATGGTGTTCGAGAGTTCGAATATCAAAACAACCGCTTGGTGCATGTCGCGAGCCATGACTCACAAGACAACAATGTTGTCGATCGTGATGAAACGCGTTTCACTTATGGCCCTGATGGTCAACAAATCGTTCGTACCGACAAACGCTTTGATATTGCAACATTGGAATGGACGACAACAAAAACGCTATCAACGGGGGCGTACAGCTATACCCAGAAGGATGGGGAATTTAGCGCACAAGAAAGTTTTGGTGGCAATGGTTTTTCGGTAAGTTGCAACGAGTCACTGTGCGGCACGGCCTACTCTCATACTGATCGCTTAGGCCAACGAATTATGGTCACAGGTTCTGAAGGCGATATCACCTCTCAGACCTTTACAGACCCGTTTGGTGCCACGCACAACATACTATTACCTGAAATGGATGACGCTTTTGCCGTGTCAACTGCCTATAGTTCAATGTTCGGACATGTGGGCGTGGCAGGCTTTGACCTTATCCATATGAAAGGAAGAGTCTATGACCCATACCTTGCTAGGTTCATTCAAGCTGACCCATTTGTAAAAGGGCAAGAGTCTGTTCCGAATTACAATCGCTACAGTTTCAAGCAGAACGATCCACTAAATACCCTAGACCCTAGTGGTTATTGGAGCCTAAAAAAGAAATGGAAAAAAGTAAGAAGGAAAGTCAAAAAGGTCTTCAAACGAGCAGAAAGCAAGATCAGGAATGAAGCCAAGCGCGCAGAGAGTAGAGTTCGAAATGAAGCGAAACGTGCTGAGAGCCGAATTAGAAAAGAAGCGAAAAGAGTTGAGAGCCAAATACGCAACGAAGCTAAGCGTGCTGAAAGCAACGTTCGTAATGAAGTGAAGCGTGTTGAAAGTCGGGTCCGAAACGAAGCAAAACGGATAGAAAGTCAAATACGTCACGAAAGCAAACGTTTTGAGCGAAGAATCCGCCATGAAGTAGGACGCTGGGAATCAGATGTTCGCCATGGTGTCAAAATCGTCGGCATGATGATCAAAGAAAATCCGGAAATGGTGATTGCCATGCTGGCTGCGGCCTGGGTTGTTGGGCCAGCGGCACTTTATTATTTTCAAACCACTATGCCTGCACTGCTGGGGACCACAGGAGCTGTTGCTGGTTCACTATCGGCAGTAATGACGCAAACTATCGCAGCTATGGCCGCAGGTGCCGTTACAGGTGGCGCAACTCACCTCATCGCCAATAAGGGAAGCTTAAAAGGTATCGAAAAATCGATATTAATGGGGGCGGTAACAGGCGGCATCGCAAATGGTATAGCTCACGGCATCATGGAAAGTCAATTTATGGTTGACTTACTAGGTAACAATACGTTGCTGCAAAGTGCTACGAACATCGGTTTAAAGAGTGCGATGTTTGCGAGCGCCGATAACCTGATTTACCACCGAGATTTTTCTGATGCTCTGTTAGCCAACATATTGATGACCGCTACTAATAGCCAAATTGGTCAGCACATGTCGGATTTCAGCACCACGCTTCAGAGCTTTGTTGCGGCTGTAGCCGGTGGTATTATTACCACTGAGATCTATGGTGGTGATTTTGCGACAAATGTCGCTTCAGGGTTTATCCGTTCCTATATTGATTACACCAGTAATGAGTTAGGCGGTAACCTATTCGACGGTGATATCGTCGAAGCTTTAGAACTGACCATGGATTTCATTCCGGTTGTCAGTAATCTTAAAGCAGCGTACGAAAGTACGATGGGCACCACGATTTTTAGCCATAATGAGCTAACGGGGGGGGAACGTGGGCTAATTGCGGCGGCGATTTTCCTTGGACCTGCGGCGAAAGTGGCAATTCGTGGCACTCAATTTACTAAAGCCACTTTA from Vibrio chagasii includes the following:
- a CDS encoding RHS repeat-associated core domain-containing protein gives rise to the protein MKWSRSNKLPRNSYSYDKTAQSISLAMGAYKFNISNYKTSPRVSQSYRAVTSGLIRGYFSYPYSSFSQSDQAINLDSYVTDQGQAGLSLSVPYENKSARLTFVKNTHQIEGIKALEASASVSVTKKGSLTQVDVDHSDKLVSYFFNTQTWIDHNSGVKNPNGSGWKKAPYQAEYLSAIGQCERRKDEVEPTCAPIITLDYGRDANLDAFPHLSGWRDSTQTVKHHYEKMGGVLAIINSDNLPRNKTQSQKSNYTYSLNSKGQPTSVREESTFDPLARVRTVTSYLTHGAYAGLANNITRFGMLDNVEYRLSNTATEWHLTSSGHAQKSRVVESVYAEDGSLSQEVTTENDYDDKDRLEKRLTVTNNGEGQQIEEEVQYQYANDYLVGKIEKRSIVSPAYENGVSDLLVKEFEYEYDNDKLIEQLTRQGRYETRDHVIQDSQDRVISRRRTVNGKRVLDEKIVYQGDDVIQRCENNHCIDYQYQTTSEGRLEKSLINGIIYDETQYDDQHRITSKTVRGITKKTQYYPIDEVPARLQEWVGVCPTDTTFVTYYSLPESVTCTTTRGEFNVRKGLNDRFIITGETRDNDNANLITLPHFEGETAVIHTVTGDLDRQNIEHEVNGQLKKRSDISKNLTETYDQWGNAVRRYYDITGLLYRVEDHLGNEVTFTYNTDGKITSSELNGNSATRIIHKYDERGLRTDTIDPTRGHWQYHYNVNKQLEWQQDANGDRSVFSYDQLNRITQLNTANSTICYQYPTELPLAEPSQVIQVAGNQDECVGHPVQYQENNTYQWPNGWLTQRDVTLEDGKTQSTYYDYDDNGQVIKESTSSRLGNSFAIETAFKNGAAYKWSNAETGLVYKEILSEDAQQRPTHVRFGNGIEEFYQYDRVSGQVTQQSAARNGLLVYQFDYQYDLDDRLIHRLRHFYYKNRSETSFEDEYGYDDNGRLASHEIKQFCINGICQNIDAGNYISAVAEYEYDQYGNITYKKGVGQYYYESDDPFKLTRLEEENGENRDFSYDLNGNLLTDGVREFEYQNNRLVHVASHDSQDNNVVDRDETRFTYGPDGQQIVRTDKRFDIATLEWTTTKTLSTGAYSYTQKDGEFSAQESFGGNGFSVSCNESLCGTAYSHTDRLGQRIMVTGSEGDITSQTFTDPFGATHNILLPEMDDAFAVSTAYSSMFGHVGVAGFDLIHMKGRVYDPYLARFIQADPFVKGQESVPNYNRYSFKQNDPLNTLDPSGYWSLKKKWKKVRRKVKKVFKRAESKIRNEAKRAESRVRNEAKRAESRIRKEAKRVESQIRNEAKRAESNVRNEVKRVESRVRNEAKRIESQIRHESKRFERRIRHEVGRWESDVRHGVKIVGMMIKENPEMVIAMLAAAWVVGPAALYYFQTTMPALLGTTGAVAGSLSAVMTQTIAAMAAGAVTGGATHLIANKGSLKGIEKSILMGAVTGGIANGIAHGIMESQFMVDLLGNNTLLQSATNIGLKSAMFASADNLIYHRDFSDALLANILMTATNSQIGQHMSDFSTTLQSFVAAVAGGIITTEIYGGDFATNVASGFIRSYIDYTSNELGGNLFDGDIVEALELTMDFIPVVSNLKAAYESTMGTTIFSHNELTGGERGLIAAAIFLGPAAKVAIRGTQFTKATLKHSDDILGSLSHVTKSAPSGAKNPATAALLKRQLSAEQIAKGHAFEKHVLQQGQFPFIKTKKQFAEHIESVMANPTHSKKLGAGRHAYYDDKTSTFIVTNPRDPDGGTAFQESLKYFNNQN